One Primulina huaijiensis isolate GDHJ02 chromosome 8, ASM1229523v2, whole genome shotgun sequence genomic region harbors:
- the LOC140983112 gene encoding amino acid permease 3-like, with amino-acid sequence MAPENRGSIQNHQQAFDVSINVAPQAGFKCYDDDGRLKRTGNVWTASAHIITAVIGSGVLSLAWATAQLGWIAGPTVLFLFSFVTYYTSSLLASCYRSGDPDTGKRNYTYMEAVRANLGGFQVKVCGAIQYLNLFGVAIGYTIASSISMMAIQKSNCFHSKGDDSPCRVSSNPYMIAFGVIEIIFSQIPDFDQIWWLSIVAAIMSFTYSTIGLGLGIGKVAENGKIKGSLTGVSIGTVTETQKVWRSFQALGAVAFAYSYSLILIEIQDTIKSPPSEQKTMKKATFLSVAVTTVFYMLCGCFGYAAFGDSSPGNLLTGFGFYNPYWLLDIANIAIVVHLVGAYQVYCQPLFAFVEKTVADWFPNSQFIKKEIAVPVPGFKSYKLNLFRLIWRTIFVIITTVISMLMPFFNDVVGILGAFGFWPLTVYFPVEMYIVQKKIPKWSSRWIGLQILSAACLIISIAAAVGSFAGVVSDLKVYKPFKTTA; translated from the exons atgGCTCCTGAGAATAGAGGATCGATACAGAATCATCAACAAGCCTTTGATGTCTCCATCAATGTAGCTCCTCAGGCTGGCTTCAAGTGTTACGACGACGATGGTCGTCTCAAAAGAACag GTAATGTCTGGACTGCAAGTGCTCATATCATAACAGCTGTGATCGGTTCTGGTGTTTTGTCCTTGGCTTGGGCCACCGCTCAATTGGGGTGGATTGCTGGTCCAACTGTCTTGTTCTTGTTCTCTTTTGTGACCTATTACACCTCTTCCCTTCTGGCGTCATGTTACCGCTCCGGCGACCCCGACACCGGGAAGAGAAACTACACTTACATGGAAGCTGTCAGAGCCAATTTGG GTGGGTTCCAGGTTAAAGTTTGTGGAGCGATTCAGTATTTGAATCTTTTTGGAGTTGCCATTGGTTACACCATTGCATCTTCTATAAGCATGAT GGCAATTCAGAAGTCTAATTGCTTCCACTCAAAAGGAGATGACAGCCCTTGCAGAGTTTCGAGCAATCCTTACATGATTGCATTTGGCGTGATAGAAATAATTTTCTCACAAATCCCAGATTTTGATCAAATTTGGTGGCTTTCGATTGTTGCTGCAATTATGTCCTTTACTTATTCTACCATTGGTTTAGGCCTTGGAATTGGCAAAGTTGCAG AAAATGGTAAAATTAAAGGAAGTCTCACCGGAGTAAGTATTGGAACAGTAACCGAAACTCAAAAAGTCTGGAGGAGTTTTCAAGCACTTGGAGCCGTAGCTTTTGCCTACTCTTACTCCCTCATTCTTATAGAAATTCAG GATACCATAAAATCTCCACCATCAGAGCAGAAAACAATGAAGAAAGCCACATTCTTGAGCGTAGCCGTGACAACTGTTTTCTACATGTTATGTGGTTGCTTTGGCTATGCAGCATTTGGAGACAGCTCCCCCGGGAACCTGCTCACCGGTTTCGGCTTCTACAACCCTTACTGGCTTCTCGACATAGCCAACATAGCCATAGTAGTTCACCTAGTCGGCGCTTACCAAGTTTACTGCCAGCCCCTCTTCGCTTTCGTCGAGAAAACCGTGGCGGATTGGTTCCCCAACAGCCAATTCATCAAGAAGGAGATCGCGGTCCCTGTTCCAGGATTCAAATCATATAAACTAAACTTATTCAGGCTCATATGGAGGACCATTTTCGTGATCATAACAACCGTGATTTCGATGTTGATGCCTTTCTTTAATGACGTTGTGGGGATTCTTGGTGCATTCGGGTTTTGGCCGCTGACCGTTTATTTTCCCGTGGAGATGTACATTGTACAAAAGAAGATTCCTAAATGGAGCTCAAGATGGATCGGCTTGCAGATTTTGAGTGCTGCTTGTTTGATCATTTCGATTGCTGCTGCTGTGGGCTCGTTTGCTGGAGTTGTCTCTGATCTTAAGGTTTACAAGCCCTTCAAGACTACTGCTTGA
- the LOC140982756 gene encoding NAD(P)H-quinone oxidoreductase subunit M, chloroplastic-like, which translates to MAVASINMASTGFSMLGWSNGQKYLRKRSLFSISAQQVEVQEEEEKEKEKEKEKEKDRMNQKQQAETMKPLRPVEPQLNVKSKNMDREYGGQWLSSTTRHVRIYAAYIDPETWAFDQTQIDKLTLLLDPTDEFVWTDETCHKVYSYFQELIDHYEGAPLTEYTLRLIGSDIEHYIRKMLYKGEIQYNMDAKVLNFSMGKPRVGFNYDGQLQDV; encoded by the exons ATGGCTGTAGCTTCAATAAACATGGCTTCCACAGGTTTCTCCATGCTTGGATGGAGTAATGGCCAAAAATACCTCAGGAAAAGAAGCTTGTTTTCAATCTCAGCTCAACAAGTAGAAgtacaagaagaagaagaaaaagaaaaagaaaaagaaaaagaaaaagagaaggaTCGCATGAACCAGAAACAACAGGCAGAAACAATGAAGCCACTGAGGCCGGTAGAGCCACAATTGAATGTGAAGAGTAAGAACATGGACAGGGAATATGGAGGGCAGTGGCTGAGCAGCACCACACGGCATGTTAGGATATATGCAGCCTATATTGATCCCGAAACGTGGGCATTCGATCAAACGCAGATCGATAAGCTTACCCTTCTTCTTGATCCAACTGATGAGTTTGTGTGGACGGATGAGACTTGTCACAAAGTTTATTCTTATTTCCAGGAGCTTATCGATCATTATGAG GGAGCTCCATTGACAGAATACACACTACGCCTGATTGGTTCGGACATCGAGCACTACATCAGAAAAATGCTTTATAAAGGAGAAATTCAATACAATATGGATGCCAAGGTCTTGAATTTCAGTATGGGAAAACCACGGGTGGGATTCAATTACGATGGACAGCTTCAAGATGTGTAA
- the LOC140982766 gene encoding ubinuclein-1-like — protein MEQSGGGSAPEPGRRPKAAATVESSGDRIRFRVELVPGETTVVSWKQLQKEANSSNSGEAVTSVTGPLVKPQPPLTSMASMPKQEANDSTRQVGSSRLNNVIERIERMYAGSGSSDDEDGMLDDVPDDDEYDTDDSFIDDTELDDYFKVDTIETKHDGFFVNRGKLEHIEPTISHNQQPRKRRHKDLAKGHGGSDDGNVGNKQVKLGVKGRKESSSMNKNPTSQSLTAAVTDVKVQAFPTNASAVSFPSKNKIDSTTSAQDPAELYAIRQGKNIDLQNVPFIPGIEGSDFDAKNDLLDEAIVELKKIVDEFQPPAKEVHDPDNSSQAVKRRLPREIKLMLAKIARLTEDIFGKMPKHVLLRLMDIVGHLMQLRTLKKHLKVMDESGLSARSEKHEQVRKIRQEVEEMVKLWIPFMKYKVEKLTASSSYFRESGPAEKEDLIRKHSMDDALEDKICDLYELYAERIEENSVLQVKVLYEELAALWPSGFMDTHGIRYAIHRAKERRRLTCNLMKDQANIKKQQTVLTQKPEDSSRAVAINVTQTLLHTRDKHGGKMVHAASPMHVACSNKQKQERVKGSSSSSVIYTMPMDISPKKEVIRKPSTEVEEAQFRLENMQVSQAADGLQKLRKFSDVPLPKSFLRLAPPSDLPDEHQS, from the exons ATGGAACAAAGCGGTGGAGGCTCTGCACCGGAACCAGGCCGCCGCCCGAAAGCGGCTGCAACAGTTGAGTCCTCTGGTGACCGTATCCGCTTCAGAGTAGAGCTGGTTCCTGGAGAAACGACGGTGGTTTCCTGGAAACAGCTTCAGAAAGAGGCCAACTCCAGCAACTCAGGTGAGGCTGTCACATCAGTTACTGGTCCTCTGGTGAAACCCCAGCCTCCGCTTACGTCAATGGCGTCAATGCCGAAGCAAGAGGCGAACGACTCAACGCGGCAGGTTGGGTCGAGCCGTTTGAATAATGTGATTGAGAGAATCGAGCGCATGTATGCG GGTAGTGGAAGCAGTGATGATGAAGATGGGATGCTAGATGACGTACCCGATGATGATGAGTATGATACAGACGATTCCTTCATAGATGATACTGAGTTG GATGATTATTTCAAGGTCGATACCATTGAAACAAAACATGATGGTTTTTTCGTCAATCGTGGGAAATTGGAGCACAT TGAGCCCACCATATCACATAACCAGCAGCCAAGAAAGAGGAGGCACAAAGATTTGGCAAAAGGTCATGGTGGAAGTGATGATGGAAATGTTGGGAATAAACAAGTGAAATTGGGCGTCAAAGGTAGAAAAGAGTCATCATCAATGAATAAAAACCCAACAAGTCAGTCACTCACAGCGGCTGTGACAGATGTAAAAGTTCAGGCCTTTCCGACAAATGCTTCAGCGGTTTCATTTCCATCGAAGAATAAAATTGACAGTACAACTAGTGCACAGGATCCTGCAGAGCTGTATGCTATCAGGCAGGGCAAGAATATTGACCTGCAGAATGTACCCTTCATACCTGGAATAGAAGGATCTGATTTCGATGCAAAAAATGATCTGCTTGATGAGGCCATTGTAGAGTTGAAAAAGATAGTTGACGAAT TCCAACCACCGGCAAAAGAAGTCCATGATCCTGATAATTCTTCTCAGGCAGTCAAAAGGAGGCTTCCGCGTGAAATAAAGCTGATGCTCGCCAAAATTGCTAGATTGACG GAAGATATTTTTGGTAAGATGCCAAAGCACGTGCTTCTTCGTCTGATGGACATTGTTGGCCACTTAATGCAGCTTAGGACGCTAAAG AAACACCTTAAAGTCATGGATGAGTCAGGCCTATCAGCCAGATCGGAGAAACATGAACAAGTGCGGAAGATCAGACAAGAAGTTGAAGAGATGGTTAAGCTGTGGATTCCATTCATGAAATACAAA GTTGAGAAGCTAACTGCAAGTTCCAGTTATTTTCGAGAATCTGGTCCTGCAGAAAAAGAAGATTTGATACGAAAACACAGCATGGATGATGCATTGGAGGATAAAATTTGTGACCTATACGAACTTTATGCTGAG AGAATAGAAGAAAATTCAGTTCTGCAAGTCAAAGTCTTGTATGAAGAG CTTGCTGCACTGTGGCCCAGTGGATTCATGGACACCCATGGAATTAGGTATGCAATACATAGAGCGAAAGAAAGGAGGAGGTTAACGTGCAATTTGATGAAG GATCAAGCAAATATCAAGAAGCAGCAGACGGTGTTGACACAAAAACCGGAGGATAGCAGTCGAGCAGTAGCTATTAATGTTACTCAGACACTCCTCCATACTCGAGATAAACACGGAGGAAAGATGGTTCACGCTGCTTCCCCCATGCACGTTGCCTGCTCAAACAAGCAGAAACAAGAAAGGGTTAAGGGAAGCTCCAGCAGCAGTGTAATTTATACAATGCCAATGGATATTTCACCAAAAAAGGAGGTGATAAGGAAGCCAAGCACGGAGGTGGAAGAAGCTCAGTTCCGCCTTGAGAATATGCAGGTTTCACAGGCGGCGGATGGCTTGCAGAAACTCCGCAAGTTTTCGGATGTCCCTCTTCCTAAATCATTCCTTCGACTAGCTCCACCTTCCGACCTTCCGGATGAGCACCAGAGTTGA
- the LOC140982189 gene encoding MADS-box protein defh21-like, with product MGRGKIEVKRIENNTSRQVTFSKRRAGLMKKTHELSVLCDAQIGLIVFSSRGKLTEYCTPQLSMKQMIDRYVQAKGISIPDRNNRTGPAPYNDQMYKELTQMQRQTLNLQVTLQRYKGDDLSSFQFEELRQLEQQLEHSVDKVRARKFQLLHEQLENLKKTELLLEKENQEMYHWLMSSQIQKQAEIEHNQEAMKELRLIEQQPLLNQLFPFFGEDVDQEQPSSVLQLATLQPPHYHRLQPTHPNLQDFGTSSDYGAT from the exons ATGGGAAGAGGGAAGATAGAAGTGAAGAGGATTGAGAACAACACGAGCAGGCAAGTCACATTTTCGAAACGAAGGGCCGGCTTGATGAAGAAAACGCATGAGCTTTCTGTGCTGTGTGATGCTCAGATTGGACTCATTGTTTTCTCTAGCAGAGGAAAGCTCACTGAATACTGCACCCCTCAATTGAG CATGAAGCAAATGATAGATAGGTACGTGCAGGCCAAGGGTATATCTATCCCAGACAGAAACAATCGGACAGGACCAGCCCCATACAAT GATCAGATGTACAAAGAACTAACACAAATGCAAAGGCAAACTTTGAATCTCCAAGTAACACTCCAGAGATACAAAGGAGATGATTTGAGCAGCTTTCAATTCGAGGAACTTCGCCAACTCGAACAGCAGCTTGAGCACTCGGTCGACAAGGTTCGCGCCCGAAAG TTTCAGCTGCTTCACGAGCAACTGGAAAATCTGAAGAAGACG GAATTACTGCTGGAGAAGGAAAATCAAGAAATGTACCACTGG TTAATGAGCAGTCAGATTCAGAAACAAGCAGAAATAGAGCACAATCAAGAGGCCATGAAAGAGCTCAGACTAATAGAACAACAGCCATTATTGAACCAGCTGTTTCCATTCTTTGGAGAAGATGTTGATCAGGAGCAGCCAAGTTCTGTGCTACAGTTAGCAACTCTGCAGCCTCCACATTACCATAGGTTGCAGCCCACTCATCCTAATCTTCAAGATTTCGGAACGTCG AGTGATTATGGCGCCACTTGA
- the LOC140983174 gene encoding glutathione S-transferase TCHQD-like: MQLYHHPYSLNSQRVRLALEEKSIDYTSFHVNPITGKNFDSDFFMMNPSGKLPVFQNGSHILYNTVEIILYIEKIAMVSSGGDDTTLSSREVVDWIHKLQEWNPKIFTLSHLPPKHRLPVSRFLRRVIIARMAECPELASAYHRKLKEEYRTEDKLKELEAVRSSEEHLERILDEAEIKLNETTYLVGEEFTLADVAFIPILSRLVLMNLEEKYINSRPNLCEYWDVMQKRPSYKKVIGKYFDGWRKHKTLLKTWCLVQTRILLKRY, encoded by the exons ATGCAGCTGTATCATCATCCTTATTCGTTGAACAGCCAAAGAGTCAGGCTTGCGTTAGAAGAGAAGAGTATTGACTACACATCGTTCCATGTTAATCCCATCACGGGCAAGAATTTTGATTCCGATTTTTTCATGATGAACCCAAGTGGCAAACTTCCAGTCTTCCAAAATGGTTCACACATTTTGTACAATACTGTAGAGATCATCCT GTATATTGAAAAAATAGCAATGGTCTCTTCTGGTGGTGATGACACAACTCTTAGCAGCAGAGAAGTTGTTGATTGGATTCATAAGTTACAAGAGTGGAATCCCAAGATCTTCACCCTCTCCCACCTTCCCCCAAAGCATCGCCTCCCTGTTTCGAGATTCCTGAGGCGCGTGATCATAGCTAGGATGGCTGAGTGCCCAGAATTAGCCAGTGCTTATCATCGTAAGCTTAAAGAGGAATACAGAACGGAAGATAAACTGAAAGAGTTGGAAGCAGTGAGATCAAGTGAAGAACATCTTGAAAGAATTCTTGATGAAGCAGAGATCAAACTTAATGAAACGACGTATCTGGTCGGAGAAGAGTTTACATTGGCAGATGTTGCGTTTATTCCTATCCTCAGTCGATTGGTTCTGATGAATTTGGaagaaaaatacataaataGCAGGCCGAATTTATGTGAATATTGGGATGTGATGCAGAAGAGGCCTAGCTATAAAAAGGTGATTGGAAAGTACTTTGATGGTTGGAGGAAGCACAAGACATTGCTCAAAACTTGGTGTTTAGTGCAAACCAGAATTTTACTCAAACGATATTAG